Proteins from one Emys orbicularis isolate rEmyOrb1 chromosome 2, rEmyOrb1.hap1, whole genome shotgun sequence genomic window:
- the ZNF706 gene encoding zinc finger protein 706 has product MRSWGAPTPPSSSRAGGGRGCCGAARSLPHPLASAWAGRASPDMARGQQKIQSQQKNAKKQAGQKKKQGHDQKAAAKAALIYTCTVCRTQMPDPKTFKQHFESKHPKTPLPPELADVQA; this is encoded by the exons ATGCGCAGTTGGGGGGCGCCgactcctccatcctcctctcggGCAGGCGGCGGCCGCGGCTGCTGCGGGGCCGCACGGAGCCTTCCCCACCCGCTCGCTAGCGCCTGGGCCGGCCGGGCTAGTCCGG ATATGGCTCGTGGACAGCAGAAGATTCAGTCGCAGCAGAAAAATGCCAAAAAGCAAGCTGGACAGAAAAAGAAACAAGGACATGATCAGAAGGCTGCAGCCAAGGCTGCCTTAATATATACCTGCACTGTTTGTAGG acacAAATGCCGGACCCCAAGACCTTCAAACAGCACTTTGAGAGCAAGCATCCTAAGACTCCACTTCCTCCAGAATTGGCTGATGTTCAGGCATAA